A genomic segment from Nitrospirota bacterium encodes:
- the pyrH gene encoding UMP kinase has product MKSKNKPKVKYRRILLKLSGEVLMGQRSYGIDATTVDYMASEIKGIHKLGIEVAVVIGGGNIFRGVEGSVKGMERATADYMGMLATVINALALQNALEKAGVPTRVQSAIEMRELAEPYIRRRAVRHLEKGRVVIFAAGTGNPYFTTDTAASLRAMEIGAEIILKATKVDGVYSADPFKDPDAKKFKKISYMDVLKKGLNVMDSTAISLCMDNALPIMVFNVRKKGNIKRVMEGKNIGTIVSMG; this is encoded by the coding sequence ATTAAATCCAAAAATAAACCAAAGGTTAAATACAGAAGGATTCTCCTGAAGTTGAGTGGAGAGGTACTGATGGGGCAGAGAAGTTACGGTATTGACGCCACCACCGTTGATTATATGGCCAGCGAGATTAAGGGCATTCATAAGCTCGGCATTGAGGTGGCTGTTGTCATTGGCGGGGGCAATATCTTTCGTGGTGTTGAAGGCTCTGTAAAGGGGATGGAGCGCGCAACCGCTGATTATATGGGTATGCTGGCAACGGTAATAAATGCACTTGCTCTTCAGAATGCCCTGGAGAAGGCAGGCGTTCCTACAAGGGTGCAATCAGCTATTGAAATGAGAGAGCTTGCAGAACCATACATCAGACGCAGGGCCGTCAGGCATCTGGAAAAGGGACGGGTCGTCATCTTTGCCGCTGGTACGGGTAACCCCTACTTCACAACTGATACGGCGGCCTCTCTCAGGGCAATGGAGATCGGGGCTGAAATCATTCTTAAGGCCACAAAGGTTGATGGTGTGTACTCTGCAGACCCCTTCAAGGATCCTGATGCGAAAAAATTCAAGAAGATCAGCTACATGGACGTACTTAAGAAGGGGTTGAATGTAATGGACTCAACCGCCATATCCCTCTGTATGGACAATGCCCTGCCGATTATGGTATTTAATGTAAGGAAAAAGGGTAACATAAAGCGGGTCATGGAGGGAAAGAACATAGGGACCATTGTCAGCATGGGTTAA
- the tsf gene encoding translation elongation factor Ts, with product MTVTADMVKRLREQTGAGMMDCKKALSESNGDFEKAVDVLRKKGLAAAEKKAGRKASEGLILSYIHMDKIGVLIEVNCETDFVARTDDFRQFVKDVAMHIAAANPRYLSREDIPPDIIEREKSIYRDQTKDRPEHVVEKILEGKLEKFYAENCLLDQIFVKDPDQKKKIRDIVTEMVSKFGENIIIRRFTRYQLGEELEN from the coding sequence ATGACTGTCACTGCTGATATGGTGAAGCGGTTAAGGGAGCAGACAGGAGCCGGAATGATGGACTGTAAAAAGGCCCTTTCAGAGAGTAACGGTGATTTTGAAAAGGCCGTGGATGTATTGAGGAAAAAAGGGCTTGCTGCTGCTGAAAAAAAGGCGGGAAGAAAGGCATCTGAGGGGCTGATACTCTCCTATATACATATGGATAAAATCGGTGTGCTGATAGAAGTAAATTGTGAGACTGATTTTGTCGCAAGGACCGATGATTTTCGTCAGTTTGTCAAGGATGTTGCCATGCATATAGCGGCTGCAAATCCACGGTACCTTTCAAGGGAGGATATCCCTCCGGATATCATTGAAAGGGAGAAATCCATATACAGGGATCAGACAAAAGACAGGCCCGAGCATGTTGTGGAGAAGATACTTGAAGGCAAGCTTGAAAAGTTCTATGCGGAAAATTGCCTGTTGGACCAGATATTCGTAAAGGACCCTGATCAGAAGAAGAAGATCAGGGATATTGTGACAGAGATGGTCTCGAAGTTTGGAGAAAACATCATTATAAGACGTTTTACACGTTATCAGCTTGGTGAGGAGCTTGAAAATTAA